GGCTACTTCGTGTTGCTCATCTTCCTCGCCGCGCAGATGCGCCGGTTCGGGAAGTACACCGCGCCGGACTTCGTCGGCGACCGGTTCAATTCGCCGACCGCTCGCGCGTTGGGGGCGTTCACCACGCTGCTCATCGCGTACGTCTACTCCGTCGGGCAGGCCCGCGGCATGGGCCTCGTCGGCCAGTACGTCTTCGGGCTGGACATCATCCCGATGATCGTCGTGATGATGACGATAACCGTCGGCTATCTGGCGCTCTCGGGGATGCTGGGCGCGACGAAGAACATGGCGGTCCAGTACGTCATCCTCATCGTCGCGTTCCTCGCTGGCGTCTACGTCGTCGGCTTCTCGCAGGGGTACTCGACGATTCTGCCACAGATCGAGTACGGCGCGCTGTTCAGCGAGCTCGGCCGCCAGTTCTCGGCCCCGTTCCGGAGTAGTTCCTACTACATCTGGGTCGCGACAGCGTTCTCGCTTATCTTCGGTACCTGTGGTCTGCCCCACGTCCTCGTGCGGTTCTACACCGTCGAAAACGAGCGGACCGCCCGCTGGTCCTGCGTCTGGGGGATGTTCTTTATCCTCCTGCTGTACTGGGCCGCGCCCGCGATGGCGGCCTTCGGCGTCGACCTCTTCGGATCAGTGACCGGCACGAACGCCTACGCCGCACAAGGCGGTATGTCCGGTGCCGAGGGCGACGTTATCGTCGTGCTCGCCGCGCAGTTCGCGAACCTCCCGACGTGGTTCGTCGGCCTCGTCGCAGCCGGCGCGATGGCCGCGGCGATTGCGACCACCGCGGGGCTGTTCATTACGGCCTCCTCGGCGGTCGCCCACGACATCTACACCGAGCTTATCAACCCTGACGCGACCCAGCGCCAGCAGGTGCTCATCGGCCGCGCGACCATCGTCGCCATCGGCGCACTGGTGACCGTGACCGCGTTCAACCCGCCGGCGCTCATCGGTGAACTGGTCGCCTACGCGTTCTCACTGGCCGGTGTCGTTCTGTTCCCGATGTTCTTCCTCGGACTCTGGTGGGAGAACACCAACCGGGAGGGCGCGCTTGCCGGGATGACGGTCGGCCTGCTGCTGTGGATCGGCTCCGTCGTCAACAGCGTCCTGCCGAGCTATATCGGCGCACTCGGCGCGGCGACGGGCGAGAGCGGCGCGCTCGTGCCCATCTACGCCCAGTACGTCCCGCCGATAGGTGCGGCACTCATCGGCACGCCGCTCGTGTTCCTCGTCACCATCGGCGTGTCGCTGCTGACCGATGAGCCTCCGATGGAGACCAAGCGGATGGTCCGGCAGTGTCACAGTCCCGAACCGATGGGCCAGCAACAGACCGCCGAAGACATCGTGAGCGAGAGCGGCGGCAGCGGTGGCACCCCCGCAGACGACTAA
The Haloarcula sp. CBA1129 genome window above contains:
- a CDS encoding cation acetate symporter: MTVPLQAEALDISFKLVPAILVFLMMASFLVIGYVFKVADTEGMWVAGRGIGNIENGMAIGANWMSAASYLGLAGLVALSGFYGLAFIVGWTTGYFVLLIFLAAQMRRFGKYTAPDFVGDRFNSPTARALGAFTTLLIAYVYSVGQARGMGLVGQYVFGLDIIPMIVVMMTITVGYLALSGMLGATKNMAVQYVILIVAFLAGVYVVGFSQGYSTILPQIEYGALFSELGRQFSAPFRSSSYYIWVATAFSLIFGTCGLPHVLVRFYTVENERTARWSCVWGMFFILLLYWAAPAMAAFGVDLFGSVTGTNAYAAQGGMSGAEGDVIVVLAAQFANLPTWFVGLVAAGAMAAAIATTAGLFITASSAVAHDIYTELINPDATQRQQVLIGRATIVAIGALVTVTAFNPPALIGELVAYAFSLAGVVLFPMFFLGLWWENTNREGALAGMTVGLLLWIGSVVNSVLPSYIGALGAATGESGALVPIYAQYVPPIGAALIGTPLVFLVTIGVSLLTDEPPMETKRMVRQCHSPEPMGQQQTAEDIVSESGGSGGTPADD